In a genomic window of Streptomyces sp. SJL17-4:
- a CDS encoding cation acetate symporter encodes MSTPVLLAAGNATSEHRPLIIALFGAFVIATLVITVWAGRQTRSAADFYAGGGQFTGFQNGLAISGDYMSAASFLGISGAIALYGYDGFLYSIGFLVAWLVALLLVAEPLRNSGRFTMGDVLAYRMRQRPVRTAAGTSTIVVSIFYLLAQMAGAGVLVSLLLGITSDGGKIAIVALVGVLMIVYVTIGGMKGTTWVQMVKAVLLIAGTLLITFLILLKFDFNLSQLLGAAATNSGKGDAFLEPGLKYGVSALSKLDFLSLGIALVLGTAGLPHILIRFYTVPTAKAARKSVNWAIGIIGGFYLMTIVLGFGAAALLSGDTIKASNKAGNTAAPLTALEVGGGADSTGGAILLAVISAVAFATILAVVAGLTLASSSSFAHDIYANVIKRGKATEKEEMRAARWSTVLIGIVSIALGALARDLNVAGLVALAFAVAASANLPTILYSLFWKRFTTQGALWSIYGGLISSVVLVLFSPVVSGGPASMFKGVDFHWFPLENPGLVSIPLGFLLGWLGSLFSKEEPDAGKYAELEVKSLTGVGVAAAIKH; translated from the coding sequence ATGAGCACCCCCGTCCTGCTCGCGGCGGGCAACGCCACCAGCGAGCACCGACCGCTGATCATCGCCCTCTTCGGGGCCTTCGTCATCGCGACCCTGGTCATCACCGTCTGGGCCGGCCGCCAGACCCGCAGCGCCGCCGACTTCTACGCCGGCGGCGGCCAGTTCACCGGCTTCCAGAACGGCCTCGCGATCTCCGGCGACTACATGTCCGCCGCGTCCTTCCTCGGCATCAGCGGCGCCATCGCCCTCTACGGCTACGACGGCTTCCTGTACTCGATCGGCTTCCTGGTCGCCTGGCTCGTCGCGCTGCTCCTGGTCGCCGAACCGCTGCGCAACTCCGGCCGGTTCACCATGGGCGACGTCCTCGCCTACCGGATGCGCCAGCGGCCCGTCCGCACCGCCGCCGGCACCTCCACCATCGTCGTCTCGATCTTCTACCTGCTCGCGCAGATGGCGGGCGCGGGCGTGCTCGTCTCGCTGCTGCTCGGCATCACCAGCGACGGCGGCAAGATCGCGATCGTCGCCCTCGTCGGCGTCCTGATGATCGTCTACGTGACGATCGGCGGCATGAAGGGCACCACCTGGGTGCAGATGGTGAAGGCCGTCCTGCTCATCGCGGGCACGCTCCTCATCACCTTCCTCATCCTGCTGAAGTTCGACTTCAACCTCTCGCAGCTGCTCGGCGCCGCCGCGACCAACAGCGGCAAGGGCGACGCCTTCCTGGAGCCCGGCCTCAAGTACGGCGTGAGCGCCCTCTCGAAGCTCGACTTCCTCTCCCTCGGCATCGCCCTCGTCCTCGGCACCGCCGGCCTGCCGCACATCCTGATCCGCTTCTACACGGTGCCGACCGCCAAGGCCGCCCGTAAGTCGGTCAACTGGGCCATCGGCATCATCGGCGGTTTCTACCTGATGACGATCGTCCTCGGCTTCGGCGCCGCCGCCCTGCTCAGCGGCGACACCATCAAGGCGTCCAACAAGGCGGGCAACACGGCGGCCCCGCTCACCGCCCTGGAGGTCGGCGGCGGCGCCGACTCCACCGGCGGCGCGATCCTCCTCGCCGTCATCTCCGCCGTCGCCTTCGCCACCATCCTCGCCGTGGTCGCCGGTCTGACCCTGGCCTCGTCCTCGTCCTTCGCGCACGACATCTACGCGAACGTGATCAAGCGCGGGAAGGCCACCGAGAAGGAGGAGATGCGGGCCGCCCGCTGGTCCACCGTCCTCATCGGCATCGTCTCGATCGCGCTCGGCGCCCTCGCCCGCGACCTCAACGTCGCCGGCCTGGTCGCCCTCGCCTTCGCGGTCGCCGCCTCGGCCAACCTGCCGACGATCCTCTACTCGCTGTTCTGGAAGAGGTTCACCACCCAGGGCGCGCTCTGGTCGATCTACGGCGGACTGATCTCCTCCGTCGTCCTCGTCCTCTTCTCGCCGGTCGTCTCCGGCGGCCCGGCCTCGATGTTCAAGGGCGTGGACTTCCACTGGTTCCCGCTGGAGAACCCCGGCCTCGTCTCGATCCCGCTCGGCTTCCTCCTCGGCTGGCTCGGCTCGCTCTTCT
- a CDS encoding DUF485 domain-containing protein → MATEAPPPPRNGTDAASAPVTPTTEQFVEVQEGAEFGELRRTYRSFAFPLTLAFIAWYLLYVLLSNYAGGFMGTKVFGNINVALVLGLGQFATTFLIAWLYSRHAANRLDPQSDAIRMRMEGDA, encoded by the coding sequence GGGACGGATGCCGCATCCGCTCCCGTAACGCCCACGACGGAACAGTTCGTCGAGGTGCAGGAGGGCGCGGAGTTCGGCGAACTGCGCCGTACGTACCGTTCCTTCGCCTTCCCGCTCACCCTGGCCTTCATCGCCTGGTACCTGCTGTACGTGCTGCTCTCCAACTACGCGGGCGGCTTCATGGGGACCAAGGTCTTCGGCAACATCAACGTGGCCCTCGTCCTCGGCCTCGGCCAGTTCGCCACCACCTTCCTCATCGCCTGGCTCTACTCGCGGCACGCGGCGAACCGGCTCGACCCCCAGTCCGACGCCATCAGAATGCGCATGGAGGGCGACGCATGA